From a region of the Acinetobacter calcoaceticus genome:
- a CDS encoding phage tail protein yields the protein MAINFFLTDVGRNALNKVGDVASFGGELTHLAVGTSKFDASKEAKTLTTLKNELARFSLNGGDVDSETGTLRFVMSIEPTLTMEVFELGIYLSDGTLLAVASTTTAESIMSLHANVVAILTFGFVLTDVNLDKVTIKIDPNTPIAVMLMNQHSADEDPHPQYGALTRKLMTEHNAHEDPHPQYAFKKDVKTKDDDLQYQIDGLDTSSKNLVIQLIDLKKYLDSQYPKLIGAGVNVGKTAIIDLGGKVTDLRDSKYAIQLTPESSHEGWSITRAEKSFSYEVWNRSGQNRIDYSGAVSWSVLQVAAETLNDGNGDYTVPGVYIIPIQPKELKEFILVGAGGAGGGSVWELGVLAHGTHGTDTRLRLNELDLAVVGGGKGGTSGQWSNGSAFSNGAGGLASAITVTSSITEISRKLGNAGTAANQLNHKGGASVSTVSNWGAGGDGANGVGDDGWALGGGGASGGLLICRYSNTSEKMQYMTLVVGEAGHITESNGNSGKTGIGGFARVSTVSA from the coding sequence ATGGCTATTAACTTCTTTTTAACTGATGTTGGTCGGAATGCTTTAAATAAAGTTGGTGATGTCGCTAGTTTTGGTGGGGAATTGACACATCTTGCCGTTGGGACAAGCAAATTCGATGCGTCAAAAGAGGCAAAAACTTTAACTACACTTAAAAATGAGTTAGCTAGATTTTCTTTAAATGGTGGAGATGTAGATTCAGAAACGGGCACTTTACGTTTTGTGATGAGTATTGAACCTACTCTAACAATGGAAGTATTTGAGTTAGGGATTTATCTATCAGATGGTACTTTACTTGCGGTTGCTTCAACGACTACAGCTGAATCAATCATGTCGTTACATGCAAACGTTGTTGCAATACTGACATTTGGATTTGTTTTAACTGACGTTAATCTAGATAAAGTAACAATTAAGATTGATCCCAATACTCCAATTGCTGTCATGTTGATGAACCAGCATAGCGCTGATGAAGATCCACACCCGCAATACGGCGCATTAACTCGTAAGCTTATGACCGAACATAATGCACACGAAGATCCACACCCACAATATGCATTTAAGAAGGACGTGAAGACCAAGGATGATGATTTACAATATCAGATCGATGGTTTAGATACTTCATCTAAAAATTTAGTAATACAGCTAATAGATTTAAAAAAATATTTAGATTCTCAATATCCAAAACTAATTGGTGCAGGTGTCAATGTTGGGAAGACCGCAATTATCGATTTAGGTGGAAAAGTAACGGATTTACGTGACTCAAAATATGCTATTCAACTTACACCAGAAAGTTCTCATGAGGGATGGTCAATCACTCGGGCTGAAAAATCGTTCTCTTATGAAGTTTGGAATCGTTCAGGTCAAAATCGAATTGACTATTCAGGTGCCGTTAGTTGGTCCGTTCTTCAGGTAGCAGCAGAAACACTAAATGATGGTAACGGCGATTACACTGTACCAGGCGTTTATATTATTCCAATTCAGCCTAAAGAGCTAAAAGAGTTCATTCTAGTTGGCGCTGGTGGAGCTGGGGGCGGCAGTGTATGGGAATTAGGAGTTTTGGCCCACGGAACACATGGTACTGATACACGCTTACGTTTAAATGAGCTTGATTTGGCTGTTGTCGGTGGTGGGAAAGGCGGGACAAGCGGCCAATGGTCAAATGGTAGTGCGTTCTCTAACGGTGCAGGTGGTTTAGCTAGTGCAATTACGGTTACTTCAAGCATTACGGAAATTTCTAGAAAACTCGGTAATGCTGGTACAGCTGCAAACCAGTTGAACCATAAAGGCGGTGCTTCTGTAAGTACAGTTTCAAACTGGGGTGCGGGTGGCGATGGTGCAAATGGTGTTGGTGATGATGGCTGGGCACTTGGCGGTGGTGGTGCCAGCGGTGGTTTACTCATTTGTAGATATTCCAATACATCCGAAAAAATGCAGTACATGACTCTAGTTGTTGGCGAAGCTGGGCATATAACAGAAAGTAATGGTAATAGCGGTAAAACGGGTATTGGCGGCTTTGCCCGTGTAAGTACTGTTTCAGCATAA